A genomic stretch from Desulfolutivibrio sulfodismutans DSM 3696 includes:
- a CDS encoding alpha/beta fold hydrolase, translated as MLHRFRLTGVTLCVSCLLMILLGISTSFSWAKDIVPVGEKVAVDAKGHDIYQINANGIKIGYKLVGSGEPLLLLTGLGGTMESWVPELIEEASKKYQLIVMDNRGMGYSTDNGQQFTYRLFAQDVIGLLDALGVQKTNVLGYSQSSVTTQNLLLYFPDRINKAIIHATSTDGKAVADVFKHIALPDNPTIKKQIQAAMGWKTPLKKMAQIKNQVMLLVGTADTVVGTKSSKILASLIPGAWLVQFKGGTHHLQFEAPAAFTRIVLTFLAMDETVPAKQNP; from the coding sequence ATGCTCCATCGTTTCAGACTCACAGGAGTCACCCTCTGCGTTTCGTGTCTGCTGATGATACTTTTGGGGATCAGCACTTCTTTCTCTTGGGCCAAGGACATCGTCCCCGTGGGTGAAAAGGTAGCGGTAGATGCCAAAGGCCACGACATTTACCAGATAAACGCCAACGGGATCAAAATCGGGTACAAGTTGGTCGGTTCCGGTGAACCACTGCTGTTGCTTACCGGGCTTGGCGGCACGATGGAGAGCTGGGTCCCTGAATTAATCGAAGAGGCGTCGAAAAAGTATCAATTGATCGTCATGGACAACCGGGGAATGGGGTATTCTACGGATAATGGCCAACAATTCACGTATCGTCTTTTCGCTCAAGACGTTATTGGCTTGTTGGATGCACTTGGAGTCCAAAAAACAAACGTGCTTGGGTATTCTCAATCGAGCGTGACCACACAAAATTTGCTTCTTTACTTTCCTGATCGCATCAACAAGGCTATCATCCACGCCACTTCAACAGATGGAAAAGCCGTTGCCGATGTTTTCAAGCACATAGCTTTGCCTGATAATCCTACGATAAAAAAACAAATTCAGGCTGCCATGGGCTGGAAGACCCCTTTGAAAAAGATGGCGCAGATCAAGAATCAGGTCATGTTGCTGGTAGGAACGGCGGATACTGTCGTGGGCACCAAGAGCTCAAAGATTTTGGCGAGTCTTATCCCTGGCGCCTGGTTGGTTCAGTTCAAAGGTGGAACGCACCATTTGCAATTTGAAGCGCCAGCCGCCTTCACCCGGATCGTCTTGACCTTCTTGGCTATGGACGAAACGGTTCCTGCCAAGCAAAATCCATAG
- a CDS encoding cyclase family protein: MSAKTLLLPLAICLALASATACPAADGLTLADAWTVIASKRFVDLTHAFAPGIPHWPGFPDETRQTVYGYEPGQGTKGSGFYAQLFTHVGQWGTHVDPPAHFVQGLRTVDQIDVKEMLLPLVVLDVHEAAAKNPDYTVTMDDVRAWETRHGQIPRGAFVALRTDWSARWPDMAAMQNKDAGGISHTPGWSLEVLRYLYEERGVTASGHETTDTDPGAATSRNDYSLEAYILGRNRYQIELLAHLDEVPESGALVVATFPKPKEGSGFPARVFAILP, from the coding sequence ATGTCCGCAAAAACGCTCCTTCTCCCCCTGGCAATCTGCCTTGCCCTGGCCTCGGCGACCGCCTGCCCGGCGGCGGACGGCCTGACCCTGGCCGACGCCTGGACAGTCATCGCTAGCAAACGTTTCGTGGACCTGACGCATGCCTTCGCGCCGGGGATTCCGCATTGGCCGGGCTTTCCCGACGAGACGCGCCAGACGGTCTATGGGTATGAACCGGGCCAGGGGACCAAGGGCAGCGGGTTTTATGCCCAGCTTTTCACGCATGTGGGGCAGTGGGGCACCCATGTCGACCCCCCGGCGCATTTCGTGCAAGGGCTTCGCACCGTGGATCAGATCGACGTCAAGGAGATGCTCCTGCCGCTGGTGGTCCTGGACGTGCATGAGGCGGCGGCCAAAAACCCCGACTACACCGTGACCATGGACGACGTCCGGGCCTGGGAGACGCGCCACGGCCAGATCCCCCGGGGGGCGTTCGTGGCCCTGCGCACGGACTGGTCCGCACGCTGGCCGGACATGGCCGCCATGCAGAACAAGGACGCGGGCGGCATCTCCCACACGCCCGGCTGGAGCCTGGAGGTGCTGCGGTATCTCTATGAGGAGCGCGGCGTCACGGCGTCGGGCCACGAGACGACGGACACGGACCCGGGCGCGGCGACATCGCGCAATGACTATTCCCTGGAGGCCTACATTCTGGGCCGCAATCGCTATCAGATCGAGCTTTTGGCGCACCTGGACGAGGTTCCGGAATCCGGCGCGCTGGTCGTGGCGACGTTTCCCAAGCCGAAGGAGGGGTCGGGATTCCCGGCCCGGGTGTTCGCCATCCTGCCGTGA
- a CDS encoding type II toxin-antitoxin system HicB family antitoxin: MNAFQYKGYLGTFEFESGDDAFHGEISGIRDVIHFTGRSVDELRLAFQEAVDDYLATCAEIGKPPEKPYSGRFMVRVSPEIHRLAESAAKVTGKSLNAFAAETLERAAREAIKA; the protein is encoded by the coding sequence ATGAACGCGTTTCAGTACAAAGGCTATCTTGGGACGTTTGAATTCGAGTCTGGCGACGACGCCTTTCATGGGGAAATTTCCGGAATACGCGACGTGATTCACTTCACCGGCCGTTCCGTTGACGAGTTGCGCCTAGCCTTTCAGGAGGCGGTGGACGATTATCTGGCCACCTGTGCGGAGATCGGCAAGCCCCCCGAAAAACCCTATTCCGGCCGCTTCATGGTCCGGGTTTCGCCTGAAATTCACCGTCTGGCGGAATCCGCCGCCAAAGTGACGGGAAAAAGCCTGAACGCCTTTGCCGCCGAGACCCTGGAACGGGCCGCGAGGGAGGCGATCAAGGCGTAA
- a CDS encoding type II toxin-antitoxin system HicA family toxin — MNSRLRRTLEAILAKPERGDIAWSAVEALLLALGCRKLEGDGSRVRFVSADGAILRIHRPHPRPVLDKGAVKSVRRFLCEMEIEQ; from the coding sequence ATGAATAGTCGGCTTCGCAGGACACTTGAAGCCATCCTCGCCAAGCCCGAGCGGGGCGATATCGCATGGTCCGCCGTGGAGGCGCTTTTACTCGCGCTTGGCTGCCGAAAACTTGAAGGCGACGGGTCGCGCGTCCGCTTCGTCTCGGCGGACGGGGCCATCCTGCGCATTCACCGGCCGCACCCCAGGCCGGTTCTGGACAAGGGCGCGGTCAAGTCCGTGCGCCGATTCCTGTGCGAAATGGAGATCGAACAATGA
- a CDS encoding ArsR family transcriptional regulator → MDAFGVTKPMVKSSLARLIQLEEQFYTINGMEGRAVSGSPNIIKTGLHLSAALLRTGRFSEKDVFRVWVTDEGKMVLGQKR, encoded by the coding sequence ATGGATGCTTTCGGGGTCACAAAGCCGATGGTGAAATCCTCTCTGGCGCGGTTGATCCAGTTGGAGGAGCAGTTTTACACAATCAATGGCATGGAAGGCCGGGCCGTGAGTGGTTCGCCAAACATTATAAAGACCGGGCTGCACCTGAGTGCGGCCCTGTTGAGAACGGGCCGCTTCAGCGAAAAGGATGTTTTTCGGGTTTGGGTGACGGATGAGGGGAAGATGGTGTTGGGGCAGAAGCGGTAA
- a CDS encoding linear amide C-N hydrolase, with protein sequence MLKMTKTSVPISVAGLLIIPLMFADLGAACSRILWNTNTQAVLVARSMDWSAPFGDRLVLNPRGIHMQGWPGESPATWISRYGSITVVPYAFSLAFLKSLDSGSNAARNLDPLADGSSEGMNEKGLAAHLLALEATAYEKRDTGKPRVHPARLLRYVLDNFSTVKDAVAALQTIQVVPLVGETVYPQHMALDDATGDSAIIEFLDGRMEIHHGREHTVLTNDPPYPDQQENLSRYAGFGGVREELPGGVESLDRFVRAATFLKTLPEPKDRTEAVAFLSSVIRNVSVPFGAVYHSLPGSPTYPTWWTAVSDLKNRTFFFHMTRSLNALWVHLDKVDFAAGSPRRVLDPGRNDLAGDVTNRFEPVPAGG encoded by the coding sequence ATGCTCAAAATGACGAAAACATCCGTGCCGATCAGCGTCGCCGGGCTCTTGATTATCCCCTTGATGTTCGCTGACCTTGGCGCTGCCTGTTCACGGATATTGTGGAATACGAACACGCAGGCTGTTCTCGTTGCCAGGTCGATGGATTGGAGTGCACCATTTGGCGACAGGCTCGTTTTGAACCCCCGAGGCATTCACATGCAAGGGTGGCCGGGAGAGAGCCCGGCGACCTGGATCTCCAGGTATGGGAGCATCACGGTTGTTCCTTATGCGTTCAGCTTGGCCTTCCTGAAGAGTCTCGACAGCGGCTCAAACGCCGCCAGGAATCTCGACCCCCTGGCGGATGGGAGTTCGGAAGGCATGAACGAAAAGGGGCTTGCCGCGCATCTTCTCGCGTTGGAGGCCACGGCCTACGAAAAACGCGACACGGGGAAGCCGCGCGTTCACCCTGCCCGCCTGCTGCGATACGTCCTGGACAATTTCAGCACGGTGAAGGATGCCGTCGCCGCGCTGCAAACCATCCAGGTCGTTCCGCTCGTTGGCGAAACGGTGTACCCGCAACATATGGCTCTCGATGACGCCACGGGAGATTCAGCGATTATCGAGTTTCTCGACGGCAGGATGGAAATCCACCACGGACGGGAACATACGGTGCTGACCAACGATCCGCCATATCCTGACCAGCAGGAAAATCTCTCGCGATATGCGGGCTTCGGCGGCGTGCGTGAAGAACTTCCCGGCGGCGTTGAATCCCTTGATCGTTTTGTCCGGGCCGCGACATTTCTCAAAACCCTGCCCGAACCCAAAGACCGCACGGAAGCCGTCGCGTTTTTATCCAGCGTCATCCGCAATGTTTCCGTGCCGTTTGGTGCGGTGTACCATTCGTTGCCGGGATCACCGACATACCCCACTTGGTGGACGGCAGTCTCTGACTTGAAAAATCGCACCTTCTTCTTTCACATGACCCGCAGCCTGAATGCCCTGTGGGTACACCTCGACAAGGTGGATTTTGCAGCTGGTAGCCCCCGGCGTGTTCTCGATCCTGGCCGGAATGATCTCGCGGGCGATGTCACGAATCGGTTTGAGCCGGTTCCGGCTGGCGGATGA
- the thrS gene encoding threonine--tRNA ligase yields MQVRVEDKTVEAGQGEACGQVLAKALSGKRVKNTLLCRCGQTLIDLTTPIPADCRELEPVSADAPEGLEVIRHSAAHIMAEAVKKLFPSVKVTIGPAIENGFYYDFAFERPFTPEDLEAIEAEMRRAVAADIPFSRRELPRDEARAFFADAGEDYKIEILDEIAKGDTVSLYSNGAFTDLCRGPHIPSSGHLKAFKLLSVAGAYWRGDEKRPMLQRIYGTAFASEKDLKTYLHHLEEAKKRDHRRIGTQLDLFSFSDEAGPGMAIWHPKGELIRTILEDFERREHLRRGYHIVRGPQILKRELWERSGHYENYRENMYFTAIDEQVYGVKPMNCLAHMLIYKSKVRSYRDLPLRYFELGVVHRHEKSGVLHGLLRVRQFTQDDAHILCRPDQLLEEITGVVRFVQDVVGLFGFDFEVELSTRPEKSIGSDEDWDRATTALTEALDALGLPYEINVGDGAFYGPKIDIKLKDALERRWQCATIQCDFTLPERFDLVYTDSDGTRKRPVMLHRVILGAVERFLGVLIEHTAGALPTWLTPVQARVLTVTEAQDEFARQVMDRLREAGIRVELDDRNEKLGFKVREAQMEKIPYMLVIGDKEKELGGVNVRLRSGENLGLKPLDEVVLLILADCQEPFKRGGMSYKFCSQ; encoded by the coding sequence GTGCAGGTCCGTGTCGAGGACAAAACAGTGGAAGCCGGACAGGGCGAAGCCTGTGGCCAGGTCCTGGCCAAGGCCCTTTCCGGAAAGCGTGTCAAAAACACCCTCCTATGCCGGTGCGGCCAGACCCTTATCGATCTGACCACCCCCATCCCTGCCGACTGTCGCGAGCTCGAACCCGTGTCCGCCGACGCCCCCGAGGGCCTGGAGGTCATCCGCCACTCCGCCGCCCACATCATGGCCGAGGCCGTGAAAAAGCTCTTCCCCTCGGTCAAGGTCACCATCGGCCCGGCCATCGAGAACGGCTTCTACTACGATTTCGCCTTCGAGCGCCCGTTCACCCCGGAAGACCTGGAGGCCATCGAGGCCGAGATGCGCCGCGCCGTGGCCGCCGACATCCCGTTTTCCCGCCGCGAGCTGCCCCGCGACGAGGCCCGGGCCTTTTTTGCCGATGCGGGCGAGGACTACAAGATCGAGATTCTAGACGAGATCGCCAAGGGCGACACCGTGTCCTTATATAGCAACGGCGCGTTCACCGACCTGTGCCGCGGCCCGCACATCCCGTCCTCGGGACACCTCAAGGCCTTCAAGCTTTTGTCCGTGGCCGGGGCCTACTGGCGCGGCGACGAAAAGCGGCCCATGCTGCAACGCATCTACGGCACGGCGTTCGCCTCGGAAAAAGACCTCAAGACCTACCTCCACCATCTGGAGGAGGCCAAAAAGCGCGACCATCGGCGCATCGGAACCCAGCTCGACCTGTTCAGCTTCTCCGACGAGGCCGGGCCGGGCATGGCCATCTGGCATCCCAAAGGCGAGCTGATCCGCACCATTTTGGAGGATTTCGAGCGCCGGGAGCACCTGCGGCGCGGCTACCACATTGTGCGCGGCCCGCAGATTTTGAAGCGCGAGCTGTGGGAGCGTTCCGGGCACTACGAAAATTACCGCGAGAACATGTATTTTACGGCCATCGACGAGCAGGTCTACGGCGTGAAGCCTATGAACTGCCTGGCCCACATGCTCATCTACAAATCAAAGGTGCGCAGCTACCGCGATCTGCCGCTGCGCTACTTCGAGCTGGGGGTGGTGCACCGCCACGAGAAATCGGGCGTGCTGCACGGGCTGTTGCGGGTGCGCCAGTTCACCCAGGACGACGCCCACATCCTGTGCCGTCCGGACCAGCTTTTGGAGGAGATCACCGGCGTCGTGCGCTTCGTGCAGGACGTGGTGGGCCTTTTCGGATTCGATTTCGAGGTGGAGCTGTCCACGAGGCCGGAGAAATCCATCGGCAGCGACGAGGACTGGGACCGGGCCACCACGGCCCTGACCGAGGCCCTGGACGCGCTCGGGCTGCCGTACGAGATCAACGTCGGCGACGGGGCGTTTTACGGCCCCAAGATTGACATCAAGCTCAAGGATGCCTTAGAGCGCCGGTGGCAATGCGCCACCATCCAGTGCGATTTCACCTTGCCGGAACGCTTTGATCTGGTTTACACGGACTCGGATGGAACCCGGAAGCGGCCGGTGATGCTGCATCGGGTGATTCTTGGCGCGGTGGAGCGTTTTCTGGGCGTTCTGATCGAGCACACGGCCGGGGCGTTGCCCACGTGGCTGACGCCGGTGCAGGCCCGGGTGCTGACGGTCACCGAGGCCCAGGACGAATTCGCACGCCAGGTCATGGACCGGCTGCGCGAGGCCGGCATCCGGGTCGAACTGGATGATCGCAACGAAAAGCTGGGCTTCAAGGTACGCGAGGCCCAGATGGAAAAGATTCCCTACATGCTGGTGATTGGGGACAAGGAAAAGGAACTCGGCGGGGTCAACGTCCGGCTGCGCTCCGGGGAAAACCTGGGGCTCAAACCACTCGACGAGGTGGTTCTTTTGATTCTGGCCGACTGCCAGGAACCGTTTAAGCGTGGAGGTATGAGCTATAAATTCTGCTCCCAGTGA
- the infC gene encoding translation initiation factor IF-3 — protein MNSAPSEPRCNHRIRAREVRVIADDGQQLGIIPTSEALRIAQEKGLDLVEVASGAEPPVCRIMDFGKFKYQQQKKQQEARKKQTVIQLKEIKVRPKTDEHDYLTKLKHIRRFLEAGDRCKVTVFFRGREIVHKDRGLTILNRIVVDLGELAKTEQEPKSEGRTMTMLLAPQPKK, from the coding sequence ATAAATTCTGCTCCCAGTGAACCCCGGTGCAACCACAGGATTCGCGCCCGCGAAGTGCGGGTCATTGCGGATGACGGTCAACAATTGGGCATCATTCCCACTTCCGAGGCCCTACGCATCGCCCAGGAAAAGGGGCTTGATCTGGTCGAGGTGGCGTCTGGCGCCGAACCTCCGGTCTGCCGCATCATGGATTTCGGGAAATTCAAGTATCAGCAGCAAAAAAAGCAGCAGGAAGCCCGGAAAAAGCAGACTGTCATCCAGCTCAAGGAAATCAAGGTCCGCCCGAAGACGGATGAACATGACTATCTGACCAAGCTCAAGCATATCCGGCGGTTTCTCGAGGCCGGAGACCGCTGCAAGGTCACCGTGTTTTTCCGAGGCCGCGAGATTGTGCACAAGGACCGGGGGCTGACCATTTTGAACCGGATCGTGGTCGATCTGGGCGAACTGGCCAAAACGGAGCAGGAGCCCAAGTCCGAGGGCCGTACCATGACCATGCTTCTGGCCCCGCAACCAAAGAAGTGA
- the rpmI gene encoding 50S ribosomal protein L35, translated as MPKMKTNRSAAKRFSVTGSGKFKRRRQNLRHILTKKNAKRTRRLGQGTLVDSANIKAVKKLLPYA; from the coding sequence ATGCCCAAGATGAAGACCAATAGAAGCGCCGCCAAGCGTTTCAGCGTGACCGGAAGCGGCAAGTTCAAACGGCGCCGTCAGAATCTGCGTCACATTCTGACCAAGAAAAACGCCAAGCGCACCCGCCGCCTGGGCCAGGGAACCCTGGTCGATTCGGCCAACATCAAGGCCGTCAAAAAGCTTCTGCCCTACGCCTAG
- the rplT gene encoding 50S ribosomal protein L20 has product MRVKRGQAAHKRHKKYLKLAKGYVGARSKLYETARETVERSLAYAYRDRKTKKREFRKLWIMRINAAAREHGMSYSVFIRGLALAGVELDRKVLADLAVREKDSFGKLVELAKAQAV; this is encoded by the coding sequence ATGAGAGTAAAAAGAGGGCAGGCCGCCCATAAGCGGCATAAAAAATATTTGAAGTTGGCCAAGGGCTACGTCGGCGCGCGCAGCAAGCTGTACGAAACCGCACGGGAAACCGTCGAACGCTCCCTGGCCTACGCCTACCGCGACCGCAAGACCAAAAAGCGCGAGTTCCGCAAGCTGTGGATCATGCGCATCAACGCCGCCGCCCGGGAACACGGCATGTCCTACAGCGTGTTCATCCGCGGACTGGCCCTGGCCGGTGTGGAACTGGACCGCAAGGTTCTGGCCGATCTGGCCGTGCGTGAAAAGGACAGCTTCGGCAAACTGGTGGAGCTGGCCAAAGCCCAGGCGGTCTAG
- the pheS gene encoding phenylalanine--tRNA ligase subunit alpha, protein MSAPTLLSELESLVGECVSLLDQASTFEALEDARVAYLGRKGRLAQAMALLPSLSAEERREAGQAANRAKQTLTERHDARLAELSRAESAARLAAFDPSLPGRTPFAGSRHPVNLVTADICRVFERLGYDIVSGPEIETDYYNFEALNMPPEHPARDMQDTLYISDSIVLRTHTSPLQVRTMLSKKPPVAVVAPGKVYRRDSDLTHTPMFHQIEGLYVDHDVSMADLRGTLTHFVRAIFGPGTKVRFRPSFFPFTEPSAEVDISCVLCGGTGVAGEGACRVCKGTGWVEILGCGMVDPNVFASVGYDPELYTGFAFGMGVERVAMLKYGIGDLRMFFENDIRFLRQFA, encoded by the coding sequence GTGTCGGCGCCGACCCTTCTTTCCGAACTGGAAAGCCTGGTCGGGGAGTGCGTGTCGCTCCTCGACCAGGCTTCGACGTTCGAGGCCCTGGAAGATGCCCGGGTGGCCTATCTCGGCCGCAAAGGGCGTCTGGCCCAGGCCATGGCCCTTTTGCCGTCGCTTTCCGCCGAGGAGCGCCGCGAGGCCGGGCAGGCCGCCAACCGCGCCAAGCAGACGCTCACCGAGCGCCATGACGCACGACTGGCCGAGCTGTCCCGGGCCGAGAGCGCGGCTAGGCTGGCGGCCTTCGACCCCTCCCTGCCCGGCCGGACGCCCTTCGCCGGGAGCCGCCATCCCGTGAACCTCGTGACTGCCGACATCTGCCGCGTCTTCGAGCGGCTGGGCTACGACATCGTGTCCGGTCCCGAGATCGAGACCGACTATTACAACTTCGAGGCCCTGAACATGCCCCCGGAGCATCCCGCCCGGGACATGCAGGACACCCTGTACATCTCCGACTCCATCGTCCTGCGCACCCACACCTCGCCGCTGCAGGTGCGCACCATGCTGTCCAAAAAGCCCCCCGTGGCCGTGGTGGCCCCGGGCAAGGTCTACCGCCGGGACTCGGATCTCACGCACACCCCCATGTTCCATCAGATCGAGGGGCTGTACGTGGACCACGACGTGTCCATGGCCGACCTGCGCGGCACCCTGACCCATTTCGTGCGCGCCATCTTCGGACCCGGGACCAAGGTGCGTTTCCGGCCGAGCTTTTTCCCCTTCACCGAGCCCAGCGCCGAGGTGGACATCTCCTGCGTCCTGTGCGGCGGCACGGGCGTGGCCGGAGAGGGCGCCTGCCGGGTGTGCAAGGGCACGGGCTGGGTGGAGATCCTTGGCTGCGGCATGGTCGACCCCAACGTGTTCGCCAGTGTCGGCTATGATCCCGAGCTCTATACCGGCTTCGCCTTCGGCATGGGCGTGGAGCGGGTGGCCATGCTCAAGTACGGCATCGGCGACCTGCGCATGTTCTTCGAAAACGATATCCGGTTTTTGCGCCAGTTCGCGTAA
- a CDS encoding nucleotidyltransferase domain-containing protein, translated as MRLSDEEKQAIVSVVASFDPAAEVYLFGSRVDDAKRGGDIDLLIYSGRMDRTVRRAIRRAILDRIGEQKLDIVTAKAPGHAAEPFIRLARQNAVRLT; from the coding sequence ATGCGCCTTTCCGACGAGGAAAAACAAGCCATAGTCAGCGTGGTGGCCTCCTTTGATCCGGCGGCAGAGGTCTACCTGTTCGGGTCGCGGGTGGACGACGCCAAAAGGGGTGGGGACATCGACCTGCTCATTTATTCCGGGCGCATGGACCGCACGGTGCGCCGGGCCATCCGCCGGGCCATTTTGGACCGCATAGGGGAGCAGAAGCTGGACATCGTCACCGCCAAGGCCCCCGGCCACGCGGCCGAGCCCTTTATCCGGCTGGCCCGGCAAAACGCCGTGAGGCTGACATGA
- a CDS encoding HepT-like ribonuclease domain-containing protein: protein MTARDRLDNLHRCLEALDAASGWLARSFGQCRDIGGARPYSAEQFDAFETLTSRFARTVDILIHKVYRAVDAMEMEDGGTMLDVINRAHKRGLLDSVERLRDMKDIRNEIAHEYSQNSLEDLFADVVSLTPELLALTDRARIYCAKYSSDRNRP, encoded by the coding sequence ATGACGGCGCGGGACCGACTGGACAATCTGCACCGATGCCTGGAGGCTCTTGATGCGGCGTCCGGATGGCTTGCCCGCTCTTTCGGACAATGCCGGGACATCGGCGGGGCAAGGCCGTATTCCGCAGAACAGTTCGACGCCTTCGAGACCCTGACCAGCCGGTTCGCCAGGACCGTGGACATCCTGATCCACAAGGTCTACCGGGCCGTGGACGCCATGGAGATGGAAGACGGCGGGACGATGCTGGATGTGATCAACCGGGCGCACAAGCGGGGGCTGCTCGATTCCGTGGAGCGCCTGCGCGACATGAAGGACATCCGCAACGAGATCGCCCACGAATACAGCCAAAACTCCCTGGAAGACCTGTTTGCCGACGTTGTGTCCCTGACGCCGGAACTGTTGGCCCTCACGGACAGAGCCCGCATATACTGCGCAAAATATTCGTCCGACAGGAACAGGCCCTAA